A window from Cyanobacteria bacterium FACHB-DQ100 encodes these proteins:
- a CDS encoding photosystem II reaction center protein K, translated as MEAAMLLAKLPEAYAIFDPLVNVLPVIPVFFLLLAFVWQAAVGFK; from the coding sequence ATGGAAGCAGCAATGCTACTTGCAAAATTGCCTGAAGCTTACGCAATTTTTGATCCGTTAGTTAATGTTCTGCCTGTGATTCCTGTTTTCTTTCTCTTGCTGGCGTTTGTGTGGCAAGCTGCCGTCGGTTTCAAATAA
- a CDS encoding glutathione S-transferase family protein — MLKLYGGARSRASIAQWYLEELEVPYEFVLLDMQSGEHQQAAFREINPFAKVPAIVDGDLKLWESGAILLYLFDKYGNSNSSDRAIAAQWVLFANATLGPGVFVEASRERETPRLMQPLDEILAKQEFIAGDRFTVSDVAVGSMLAYIPMMLKLDLSDYPNVVNYIKRMTERPAFRKAIGGRK; from the coding sequence ATGCTTAAGCTTTATGGCGGTGCGCGGAGTCGGGCATCGATCGCGCAATGGTATCTCGAAGAATTAGAGGTGCCTTACGAATTTGTGCTGCTGGATATGCAATCCGGAGAGCATCAACAAGCCGCATTTCGCGAAATCAATCCGTTTGCCAAAGTTCCTGCGATCGTCGATGGCGATCTCAAACTTTGGGAGTCGGGCGCAATTCTGCTCTATTTGTTTGACAAATACGGCAATTCTAATTCGAGCGATCGAGCGATTGCGGCTCAGTGGGTGTTATTTGCAAATGCGACCTTAGGCCCTGGAGTCTTTGTTGAAGCGAGTCGAGAGCGCGAAACGCCGCGGCTCATGCAGCCCTTAGACGAGATTCTTGCAAAACAGGAATTTATTGCGGGCGATCGTTTCACTGTTTCTGATGTCGCAGTGGGTTCAATGTTGGCGTATATTCCCATGATGTTGAAGCTTGATCTCAGCGACTATCCGAATGTCGTGAATTACATCAAGCGCATGACAGAACGTCCTGCATTTCGAAAAGCGATCGGCGGACGGAAGTAA
- a CDS encoding N-acetylmuramoyl-L-alanine amidase, giving the protein MKRFLGALILAVLTTGLIVGAAWSKPSLGVVYPPNQHETTAKQIFFIGSAPPKGEVTINGKPIQRSPGGHFAPSLPLQLGENQFSVRYQDQELKLKITRSPIEPPAPVGMTFAKDSLMPDVDLTRSPGETICLSAIAPPNMMVNAKVAGQLIPLMPQTPIANLPANSGVLTGLVQPLSTQATQYAGCIRPQSIGDLGKVTYLLGNVTQEAPGKLVILDPARLEVAEVTADQGAARTGASTNFSRLTPLPKGTRATITAREGDWVRLDYGGWIRSSDVKIVPGATPARSIIRGITSRQVKGWTEILFPLQTPVPLSVQQDQNRFTLTLYNTTAQTDTIRLDNDPVIARANWQQVEPERIEYRFDLKSKQQWGYKLRYEGTTLVLSLKHPPRIKQKSLSGIKILIDPGHGGNEDLGSRGGNGYPEKSVALITSKLLRDELTSRGATVAMTREADVDVELADRIKRINDTEPAIALSVHYNALPDDGDAINTKGVGTFWYQPQAHDLAMFLHNYLVKELDRPSYGVYWNNLALTRPTTTPSVLLELGFMINPDEFEWITNPQEQKKLAVTLANGITTWFAQAQ; this is encoded by the coding sequence ATGAAGCGATTTCTCGGCGCGTTAATTTTGGCAGTGTTGACGACTGGATTGATTGTCGGTGCAGCTTGGTCGAAGCCTTCTCTGGGCGTGGTTTATCCGCCAAACCAGCATGAAACAACTGCCAAACAGATTTTCTTTATCGGCTCAGCCCCGCCCAAAGGTGAAGTGACAATCAATGGCAAGCCAATTCAACGCAGTCCTGGTGGTCATTTTGCACCGAGTCTTCCGCTTCAGTTGGGTGAAAATCAGTTTTCAGTGCGCTATCAAGATCAAGAACTCAAACTTAAAATCACGCGTAGCCCGATCGAACCGCCCGCACCCGTTGGCATGACGTTTGCCAAAGATTCGCTCATGCCTGATGTGGATCTCACTCGATCGCCCGGAGAAACAATCTGCCTCAGCGCGATCGCGCCTCCTAACATGATGGTGAATGCAAAGGTTGCAGGTCAACTGATCCCATTGATGCCGCAAACGCCGATCGCGAATCTCCCCGCAAATTCGGGCGTATTAACGGGCTTGGTTCAGCCGCTCTCGACTCAAGCCACTCAGTATGCTGGTTGTATTCGACCGCAATCGATCGGAGATTTGGGAAAAGTGACTTATCTTTTAGGCAATGTCACTCAGGAAGCCCCTGGAAAGCTTGTGATTCTTGATCCGGCTCGATTAGAAGTCGCAGAAGTGACAGCTGATCAAGGCGCTGCGCGAACAGGCGCAAGTACGAATTTCTCGCGTCTGACTCCACTACCGAAAGGAACGAGAGCCACGATTACAGCGCGTGAGGGTGATTGGGTACGGCTCGATTATGGTGGATGGATTCGATCGAGCGATGTCAAAATTGTTCCTGGAGCGACACCAGCACGATCGATCATTCGCGGCATTACTTCTCGTCAGGTAAAAGGCTGGACAGAAATTTTATTCCCACTGCAAACGCCTGTGCCGCTCTCCGTACAACAGGATCAAAATCGATTCACGCTTACGCTATATAACACCACTGCACAAACAGACACAATCCGATTAGATAATGATCCCGTGATTGCTAGAGCCAACTGGCAACAAGTTGAGCCTGAGAGAATTGAATATCGCTTTGACTTAAAATCGAAGCAGCAATGGGGATATAAATTGCGATACGAGGGAACAACGTTAGTTTTATCGCTAAAACATCCGCCCCGAATCAAGCAGAAATCACTTTCAGGCATCAAAATTCTGATTGATCCAGGACATGGCGGAAACGAAGACCTGGGATCAAGAGGTGGAAACGGCTATCCAGAGAAATCGGTCGCCTTGATTACGAGCAAATTACTGCGGGATGAATTGACGAGTCGGGGTGCAACCGTTGCCATGACGCGTGAAGCGGACGTTGATGTAGAACTTGCCGATCGCATCAAGCGGATTAACGACACTGAGCCTGCGATCGCGCTTTCAGTTCACTACAACGCGCTGCCGGATGATGGCGATGCGATCAATACCAAAGGGGTTGGCACATTTTGGTATCAACCCCAAGCGCATGATTTGGCGATGTTTCTGCACAACTACTTGGTGAAAGAACTCGATCGACCTTCTTATGGGGTGTACTGGAATAATCTTGCTCTGACTCGCCCCACGACGACACCCTCTGTGTTGTTAGAACTGGGATTTATGATTAACCCTGACGAGTTTGAGTGGATTACCAACCCGCAGGAACAAAAGAAACTAGCAGTAACGCTGGCAAATGGTATAACCACTTGGTTTGCTCAGGCTCAATAG
- the tgt gene encoding tRNA guanosine(34) transglycosylase Tgt — protein MPALNQFSFHCQARCQHTHARAGVFHTPHGIVETPRFMPVGTLANVKTITPDQLEATGAQMVLSNTYHLHLQPGEDIVQKAGGVHRFMNWSKPMLTDSGGFQVFSLSEMRSITDEGVTFRSPRDGQMIKITPEKSIQIQNALGADVIMAFDECPPPSVGRDATEKATSRTYDWLKRCIEAHQRSDQALFGIVQGGEFLDLRAEAVRQLADLDLPGYAIGGVSVGEAPEIIDRVVQATTPLLPENKPRYLMGVGTYREMARAIAAGMDLFDCVIPTRLARHGAALVQGERWNLKNAKFREDFTPIDESCPCYTCQNFSRAYVSHLLRSQELLAYTLISIHNITELIRFTQRIRTAIFNGTFHTEFAAWLQPVE, from the coding sequence ATGCCTGCCTTGAATCAATTTTCTTTCCACTGCCAAGCCCGCTGTCAACACACTCACGCCCGCGCTGGAGTTTTTCACACCCCGCATGGAATTGTCGAAACGCCGCGCTTCATGCCCGTGGGAACGCTAGCGAACGTGAAAACCATCACGCCGGATCAGCTCGAAGCCACGGGGGCACAGATGGTGCTGTCGAATACCTATCATTTGCACTTGCAGCCGGGGGAGGATATTGTTCAAAAAGCAGGCGGTGTCCATCGTTTCATGAATTGGTCAAAGCCGATGCTGACGGACTCTGGCGGCTTTCAGGTCTTTAGCCTCAGCGAGATGCGATCGATCACTGATGAAGGCGTAACCTTCCGCTCTCCTCGCGATGGTCAGATGATCAAAATTACGCCAGAGAAGTCAATCCAGATTCAAAATGCGCTGGGTGCAGATGTGATTATGGCGTTTGATGAATGTCCGCCTCCAAGCGTGGGACGCGATGCCACCGAGAAGGCGACTTCTCGCACTTACGATTGGCTAAAACGCTGCATTGAGGCGCACCAACGATCAGATCAAGCCTTATTTGGAATTGTGCAAGGCGGAGAATTTCTAGACCTCAGAGCCGAAGCGGTTCGACAGTTAGCGGATTTAGATTTGCCGGGATATGCGATCGGGGGTGTCAGTGTCGGTGAAGCGCCCGAAATTATCGATCGAGTCGTTCAAGCGACAACGCCGTTGTTACCCGAAAATAAACCACGCTACTTAATGGGAGTGGGAACCTATCGCGAAATGGCACGAGCGATCGCGGCGGGAATGGATTTATTCGACTGTGTGATTCCGACTCGATTAGCACGGCACGGAGCGGCTTTGGTGCAGGGAGAACGCTGGAATCTGAAGAATGCGAAATTCCGCGAAGATTTTACGCCGATCGATGAATCCTGCCCGTGTTACACCTGTCAGAATTTTAGTCGGGCTTATGTCAGTCATCTGCTGCGATCGCAAGAATTGCTTGCCTATACCCTCATCTCAATTCATAACATCACCGAACTGATCCGCTTCACTCAACGCATTCGCACCGCAATCTTTAACGGCACGTTTCACACTGAATTTGCTGCATGGCTTCAACCCGTGGAATGA